From a region of the Constantimarinum furrinae genome:
- a CDS encoding nitrous oxide reductase accessory protein NosL encodes MMKAHILLLLTTLLVVSCNVDPQPFEFGTDGCDYCKMTIVDRQHASQLVTNKGKVYKFDAIECMIHHMEVNKEIEYAHTVVADFTAPGTLIDAKKAIYLISPEISSPMGAFLSAFANEQAAQKTKRESGGNLYYWNDLLIHLRK; translated from the coding sequence ATGATGAAAGCACATATTTTACTACTATTAACGACTCTACTAGTCGTTTCATGCAATGTCGACCCACAGCCTTTTGAATTTGGAACGGATGGTTGTGACTATTGCAAGATGACCATAGTAGATCGTCAACACGCTTCGCAATTGGTAACCAACAAAGGTAAAGTATATAAATTTGATGCGATTGAATGTATGATTCACCACATGGAAGTAAATAAAGAAATTGAATATGCTCATACTGTAGTAGCAGATTTCACTGCTCCGGGAACATTGATTGATGCTAAAAAAGCCATATATCTTATAAGTCCAGAGATATCAAGTCCGATGGGAGCATTTCTATCTGCATTCGCCAATGAACAAGCAGCCCAAAAAACTAAAAGAGAATCTGGTGGAAATCTCTATTATTGGAACGATTTATTAATCCATCTAAGAAAGTAA
- a CDS encoding c-type cytochrome, translated as MRYLIKTVTILFSALLISCGGEEKKEEKIKIGQKPKVETKKELPVSDEVPASKRITLDNKGVGKIKNLELNPTIDQAMVERGAALFKTNCTACHKIGKRFIGPSPSGIMKRRSPEWIMNMILDPKLMAEEDQCAKDLLVEFNGAAMANQNLTEAQARDILEYFRTLN; from the coding sequence ATGCGCTATCTAATCAAAACTGTAACAATACTCTTTTCGGCCTTGCTGATAAGCTGTGGTGGTGAAGAGAAAAAAGAAGAAAAAATTAAAATTGGTCAAAAACCAAAGGTGGAAACCAAGAAGGAATTACCAGTGTCTGATGAAGTTCCGGCATCAAAACGGATTACTTTAGACAATAAAGGAGTTGGAAAAATTAAAAATTTAGAACTCAATCCAACAATAGACCAAGCAATGGTTGAACGGGGTGCGGCACTTTTTAAAACCAACTGTACTGCATGTCATAAAATTGGAAAACGGTTTATTGGACCCTCTCCTTCAGGGATAATGAAACGCAGAAGTCCGGAATGGATCATGAATATGATTTTAGATCCCAAATTGATGGCTGAAGAGGATCAGTGCGCAAAAGACTTGTTGGTAGAATTTAATGGTGCAGCAATGGCGAACCAAAACTTGACCGAAGCACAGGCTCGGGACATTTTAGAATATTTCAGAACTTTAAATTAA
- a CDS encoding ABC transporter ATP-binding protein, whose protein sequence is MIEVSNLYKRFGKNEVLKGIDLSIERGGIFSILGPNGSGKTTLIKCMLGMVLPDSGIISIEGAALKNNYKYRNQIDYLPQIANFPGNLKVSELINMIKDLRNSDITKELELIGLFKLHPFLNKKLGNLSGGTKQKVNVVLAFMFDSPLLILDEPTNGLDPISHLRLKNLIKLEKDKGKTILITSHILSFVEEISDEIVFLLEGKIHFKGSISDLKKTTAQPDFERAIASILTSSYA, encoded by the coding sequence ATGATAGAAGTTAGTAATTTATATAAAAGGTTCGGGAAAAATGAAGTGCTCAAAGGGATTGACCTTTCTATTGAACGCGGTGGTATTTTTTCGATACTGGGACCCAATGGCTCAGGTAAGACTACGCTTATAAAATGTATGCTGGGTATGGTTTTGCCGGATTCTGGAATCATTTCCATTGAAGGTGCCGCATTGAAAAACAATTACAAATACCGCAATCAAATAGATTACTTGCCTCAAATAGCTAATTTTCCGGGAAACTTGAAAGTTAGTGAACTCATAAATATGATTAAGGATTTACGTAACTCGGATATTACAAAAGAACTAGAACTCATTGGGCTTTTCAAACTTCATCCTTTTCTGAATAAAAAATTGGGAAATCTTTCCGGTGGAACGAAGCAAAAGGTGAATGTGGTACTTGCCTTTATGTTTGACAGTCCGTTGTTGATCTTGGACGAGCCTACTAACGGCTTAGACCCGATTTCACATTTGCGTTTAAAAAACCTGATCAAATTAGAAAAAGATAAGGGAAAAACCATCCTTATCACCTCTCACATATTAAGTTTTGTGGAAGAAATTTCTGATGAAATTGTATTTCTTCTTGAAGGAAAAATCCATTTCAAAGGAAGTATTTCAGACCTGAAAAAGACAACAGCCCAACCCGATTTTGAACGAGCAATAGCCTCCATTCTAACCTCAAGTTATGCTTAA
- a CDS encoding nitrous oxide reductase family maturation protein NosD has product MQLKLTLPLLIIGLFMHSAFSKIITVCDNCGYKSINEAVLQAEDYDTILVKKGTYKEFNIRILKPLTLLGENNSIIDGEDQGEIITVYSNNVTIDGLTIINVGTSYTTDYAAIRVVKSDHFVIQNVILEKLFFGIYLEKSNDGRLSCNKITGDAVEEFNSGNGIHLWHCKNIKVNQNIVQHVRDGIYLEFSDNIKIENNLSINNVRYGLHFMFSNHDMYQNNIFENNGAGVAVMFSKDIKMYNNTFKKNWGTASFGMLLKEINDAEILGNTFEENTVGINIEGTNRIVYCNNDFIRNGWAIKVRGACYANSFEQNNFLHNSFDISYNSGMNNNVFINNFWSNYAGYDLDKNGIGDVPYRPVKLFSYIVNRTPETIILLRSLFIDIIDISEKVSPVFTPDYLVDEQPNMKKINHDRS; this is encoded by the coding sequence ATGCAGCTGAAATTAACATTACCGCTATTAATTATTGGTCTATTTATGCATTCGGCTTTTTCTAAAATTATTACGGTATGTGATAATTGTGGTTACAAATCCATCAATGAAGCGGTATTGCAAGCCGAAGATTACGATACTATTTTAGTTAAAAAAGGAACTTATAAAGAGTTCAATATTAGAATTCTTAAACCGCTCACACTTTTAGGTGAAAATAATTCAATAATAGATGGGGAAGACCAGGGTGAGATTATCACTGTCTATTCAAATAACGTCACAATTGATGGCTTGACTATTATAAATGTCGGAACAAGTTATACGACGGATTATGCCGCAATTCGTGTGGTTAAAAGTGACCATTTTGTGATTCAAAATGTGATTTTGGAAAAGCTGTTTTTTGGAATTTATCTGGAGAAATCCAATGATGGAAGGCTTTCCTGTAACAAAATAACCGGAGATGCAGTTGAAGAATTCAATTCAGGAAATGGAATTCACCTCTGGCATTGCAAAAATATAAAAGTCAATCAAAATATAGTGCAACATGTTCGTGATGGGATTTATCTCGAATTTTCAGATAATATCAAGATAGAAAACAACCTAAGCATTAATAATGTACGTTACGGTCTACATTTTATGTTTTCTAATCATGACATGTATCAAAATAATATCTTCGAAAATAATGGGGCCGGAGTTGCAGTGATGTTTTCAAAGGATATAAAAATGTACAACAATACGTTCAAGAAAAACTGGGGTACAGCATCTTTCGGAATGTTGCTCAAAGAAATAAACGATGCCGAAATCTTAGGAAATACCTTTGAGGAAAACACCGTCGGTATTAATATTGAAGGTACAAACAGAATAGTGTATTGTAACAACGATTTTATACGTAACGGATGGGCCATAAAGGTTCGTGGAGCCTGTTATGCTAACTCGTTTGAACAAAATAATTTCCTACATAACTCATTCGACATTTCATATAACAGTGGAATGAACAACAATGTTTTTATTAATAACTTTTGGAGCAATTATGCGGGATATGATCTTGATAAAAACGGGATTGGCGACGTACCATACCGTCCTGTAAAACTATTTTCTTATATCGTAAACCGAACTCCCGAGACTATTATTTTATTGCGCAGCTTGTTTATAGACATTATAGATATTTCGGAAAAAGTCTCGCCTGTGTTTACTCCAGACTATTTGGTGGATGAACAACCAAATATGAAAAAAATAAATCATGATAGAAGTTAG
- a CDS encoding fasciclin domain-containing protein has product MKIHQISKVLSIVFVIVLLHSCNNEASQNSTSTTTIEESTSENKQGQAYIEDDSSTPNVLQIAMNSPDHTTLVAAVQTAGLENVLVNAGPLMVFAPTNEAFKALPEGVLEDLLKPEKKDALANILKHHVTAGNYSKDFLKKFKKLGQANDQSTTVEVSGEDVLVGGAKIIASIEAGNGIVHVVDKVILPPSNK; this is encoded by the coding sequence ATGAAGATCCACCAAATTTCAAAAGTACTTTCAATTGTATTCGTAATTGTTCTGCTTCACAGTTGTAATAATGAGGCATCACAGAATTCAACATCAACTACTACAATTGAAGAATCAACTTCAGAAAACAAACAAGGTCAAGCTTACATTGAAGACGATAGTTCAACACCAAATGTGCTGCAAATAGCCATGAATTCACCCGATCATACCACACTAGTAGCTGCGGTACAAACGGCAGGTTTAGAGAATGTTTTGGTAAATGCGGGCCCGTTGATGGTGTTTGCACCAACTAATGAGGCTTTTAAAGCGCTTCCGGAAGGAGTGTTGGAAGATCTTCTAAAGCCTGAGAAAAAAGATGCGCTCGCAAACATTTTAAAACATCACGTTACTGCAGGAAATTATTCAAAAGATTTTTTAAAAAAGTTTAAAAAATTAGGCCAAGCAAATGATCAAAGTACAACGGTAGAAGTAAGTGGTGAAGATGTGCTAGTAGGTGGCGCAAAGATAATTGCCAGTATAGAGGCCGGCAATGGTATCGTACATGTGGTAGACAAGGTGATTTTACCGCCGTCCAATAAATAA
- a CDS encoding ABC transporter permease gives MLKILKYGCYDLMRSRWTYVYFLFYLLLGLVLLFLNNDLSKAVITLMNVIIILVPLIGTIFGVMYYYNSREFTELLLAQPVKRSAIFLGQYFGVATSLSLSLVIGLGIPFIFYGIFNSGAIWDFSLLLVTGTFLTFAFTALAFLIALSNENRIKGFGYAILLWLFMAVIYDGIFLMSLLYFEAYPLDKFSLLATMLNPIDLSRVLILLKLDISALLGYTGAVFQKFFGTSFGLVLSSGILMLWVVVPILFIWRIAKRKDF, from the coding sequence ATGCTTAAAATATTAAAATACGGTTGTTATGATTTAATGCGCAGCAGATGGACGTACGTCTACTTTTTGTTCTATCTTCTATTGGGCCTTGTACTCTTGTTTTTAAACAATGATCTCTCCAAAGCTGTAATAACTCTAATGAATGTAATCATTATTTTGGTGCCGCTCATAGGGACTATTTTTGGGGTTATGTATTATTACAATTCCCGTGAGTTTACCGAGCTACTCCTAGCGCAACCCGTAAAACGGAGTGCTATCTTTTTAGGGCAATATTTTGGCGTAGCCACTTCACTTTCATTAAGTTTGGTCATTGGTCTTGGAATTCCTTTTATTTTTTATGGTATTTTTAATAGTGGTGCTATTTGGGATTTTTCACTTCTATTGGTCACCGGTACGTTTCTAACCTTTGCTTTTACAGCGTTGGCTTTTTTGATAGCACTTTCCAATGAAAATAGAATTAAAGGTTTTGGTTACGCTATTTTACTTTGGCTGTTTATGGCTGTAATTTATGACGGCATCTTCTTAATGTCTTTGCTCTATTTCGAGGCGTATCCTTTAGATAAATTCTCGCTTTTGGCAACCATGCTCAATCCTATTGATCTGTCTCGGGTACTAATTCTTTTAAAACTTGATATTTCAGCTTTGCTTGGGTATACCGGTGCAGTTTTTCAAAAGTTCTTTGGAACCAGTTTCGGTTTAGTACTTTCTTCAGGGATACTGATGCTTTGGGTCGTGGTACCGATATTATTTATTTGGCGAATCGCAAAGCGGAAAGATTTTTAA
- the nosZ gene encoding Sec-dependent nitrous-oxide reductase: MKTYKYYIVSLICAAFLLTSCGKTNNSASGALNSSAAEKVYVAPGEHDEFYAFMSGGYSGNLTVYGLPSGRMLKEIPVFSQFPTSGYGYSEETKPMLNTSHGFVPWDDSHHPDISQTNGELDGRWIFINGNNTPRIARINLSTFETEEIIEVPNSAGNHSSSFVTENTEYVVAGTRFSVPIPQRDIPINEYKGNFQGALSFISVDPEHGHMDIKFQIIMPGFNYDLSHPGRGKSHGWFFFTTYNTEEANTLQEVNASQNDKDFIAAINWKKVEEFVNNGGGTKVPVKYAHNIYNEATHTATSTIKKEVLTVNPLDIPGAVYFLPTPKSPHGCDVDPTGEYIIGNGKLSADLTVHSFDKMLAAIEAKKFDGEAYGIPILKFEDVLAGSVKSGGLGPLHTEFDGNGNAYTTFFISSEVVKWKLGTWEVIDRKPTYYSVGHLMIPGGNSRKPFGKYVVALNKITKDRYLPVGPEMEHSAQIYDISGEKMELLYDFPTHGEPHYAAGCPADLLTSKAKKIYRLDENKHPYAVLSPDQARVERKGNEVHIYMSTIRSHFTPDNIEGIKVGDKVYFHITNHEQDFDVPHGFAILGQNTAELLIMPGQTKTSVWEPKQVGVWPFYCTDFCSALHQEMQGYIRVSPASSKLELSWSLGED; encoded by the coding sequence ATGAAAACTTATAAATATTACATTGTATCGCTAATATGCGCAGCATTCCTTCTTACTAGTTGCGGAAAAACTAATAATTCCGCTAGTGGTGCACTTAATTCCAGCGCTGCTGAGAAAGTGTATGTTGCACCAGGTGAACACGACGAATTTTATGCATTTATGTCTGGTGGTTACAGTGGTAATTTGACCGTTTATGGTCTGCCTTCCGGAAGAATGTTAAAGGAAATTCCTGTTTTTTCACAATTTCCCACGTCTGGATACGGATATTCTGAGGAAACAAAACCTATGTTAAACACCTCTCACGGTTTTGTTCCCTGGGATGATTCTCACCATCCAGATATTTCACAAACCAACGGAGAATTGGATGGACGATGGATTTTTATCAATGGAAACAACACTCCAAGAATTGCAAGAATTAATTTAAGCACTTTCGAAACTGAAGAAATTATTGAAGTTCCCAATAGTGCAGGTAATCATAGTTCTTCCTTTGTTACTGAAAATACAGAGTATGTAGTGGCAGGAACTCGTTTTTCCGTACCTATACCTCAACGTGACATTCCTATTAATGAGTACAAAGGGAATTTTCAAGGTGCTTTATCTTTTATAAGCGTTGATCCAGAACACGGGCATATGGATATAAAATTCCAGATAATAATGCCTGGTTTTAATTACGATCTTTCGCACCCGGGACGTGGAAAATCTCACGGTTGGTTCTTCTTTACAACATATAATACCGAAGAAGCTAATACATTACAAGAAGTTAACGCATCACAGAATGATAAAGACTTTATAGCAGCCATAAACTGGAAAAAAGTTGAAGAATTTGTTAACAATGGTGGTGGTACAAAAGTTCCGGTAAAATATGCACACAACATTTATAATGAAGCTACACATACCGCAACAAGCACCATAAAAAAAGAAGTTCTCACGGTAAATCCGCTTGATATCCCTGGCGCTGTATATTTTCTGCCAACTCCTAAATCACCTCACGGTTGTGACGTAGATCCTACAGGAGAGTATATTATTGGTAATGGCAAACTTTCTGCAGATTTAACGGTACATTCATTTGACAAAATGCTTGCGGCTATTGAGGCCAAAAAGTTTGATGGTGAAGCTTACGGTATACCCATTCTTAAATTTGAGGATGTGCTTGCTGGATCCGTAAAAAGTGGTGGTTTAGGTCCCCTGCACACCGAGTTTGATGGCAATGGAAATGCTTATACCACATTTTTTATCTCTTCGGAAGTGGTGAAATGGAAACTTGGAACATGGGAAGTTATTGATAGAAAACCTACCTATTACTCCGTAGGTCACTTAATGATCCCTGGCGGAAATTCTAGAAAGCCTTTTGGTAAATATGTAGTTGCATTAAATAAAATCACAAAAGATAGATATCTTCCTGTTGGTCCAGAAATGGAACACTCCGCACAGATTTACGACATCTCAGGTGAGAAAATGGAATTATTATATGACTTTCCTACTCACGGAGAACCGCATTACGCTGCCGGATGTCCTGCAGATTTGTTAACCTCAAAAGCCAAGAAGATCTATAGATTGGATGAAAACAAACACCCTTATGCAGTACTGAGCCCCGATCAAGCAAGAGTGGAACGCAAAGGCAACGAAGTCCATATCTATATGTCAACTATACGCAGTCATTTTACACCGGATAATATAGAGGGTATAAAGGTGGGTGATAAAGTATATTTCCATATCACCAATCACGAGCAAGATTTTGATGTTCCCCATGGCTTTGCCATATTAGGGCAAAACACAGCAGAATTATTAATTATGCCCGGTCAGACGAAAACTTCTGTTTGGGAACCAAAACAAGTAGGTGTATGGCCATTCTATTGTACCGATTTCTGTTCGGCATTACACCAAGAGATGCAAGGCTACATTCGAGTTTCACCTGCCTCTTCTAAGCTGGAATTAAGTTGGTCGTTAGGCGAAGATTAG
- a CDS encoding cupin domain-containing protein, whose protein sequence is MVKLTQEKKYEILLIVLEKGQSFPPHSSLRNTLLIMLEGNVKFNINSERYTLGKNQIFEFPAKINHDVLANGNSKFLIIR, encoded by the coding sequence ATGGTGAAATTGACGCAAGAAAAAAAATATGAAATCTTATTGATCGTTTTGGAAAAAGGTCAATCGTTCCCTCCGCACAGTTCCCTTAGAAATACCCTCTTGATAATGCTCGAAGGTAATGTAAAATTTAATATCAATAGCGAACGCTATACCCTAGGAAAAAATCAAATTTTCGAATTTCCTGCAAAGATTAATCACGACGTGTTGGCCAATGGAAATTCTAAATTTTTAATCATCAGATAA
- a CDS encoding DUF6660 family protein, producing MKFTAFILSIYIFTLNLAPCEDNTVLDNEVKTEISQSTGDNHNHQNSDLCSPFCICQCCHINATYLQFTDLKLDIDQFSTNDFLFFNNTVKGFTGSILQPPRA from the coding sequence GTGAAATTTACAGCCTTCATATTATCAATTTATATTTTCACGCTTAATTTAGCTCCTTGTGAAGATAATACTGTGCTTGACAATGAGGTGAAAACAGAGATTTCACAGTCTACTGGTGATAACCATAATCACCAAAATTCGGATTTATGTTCTCCTTTTTGTATTTGTCAATGTTGCCATATCAATGCAACTTATTTACAATTTACAGATCTTAAATTGGATATAGATCAATTTTCCACTAATGATTTTCTTTTCTTCAACAATACAGTAAAGGGTTTTACAGGCTCCATTTTACAGCCACCAAGGGCATAA